Within the Glycine max cultivar Williams 82 chromosome 12, Glycine_max_v4.0, whole genome shotgun sequence genome, the region aaaattgtattggcAGTCCTatcaagagagaaaaattgaaattttgacgGATAAGAAAGGaaacaagtaaaataatttccaaATGCTATGTATACTATACACAATTTTTTGCTGATCAAATACTTGCATGCAAATCGCAAACAAGAGATGTCTACTAGTATTTCTGTTTAGCatgatcttcttcttcttttcttgtggTTGTTAAGTAAGTTGTAGTGGGTTATGAGTTTTGAATTTTAAGtatgttttcaatacatttcactagaacaaattttgaagtAGGCAGTGGCAGTGCACAATTCAAATattctaatttcaaaataaaatatgatcacATTGAATCAATTTACAGGAATTAATAGATGAGTTGGGTATATATCTTCTGCAATATGACCGGGCTGGATATGGAGAAAGTGATCCAAACCCCAAACGCTCACTGAAAAGTGAAGCACTTGACATTCAAGAGCTTGCTGATCAGCTACAATTAGGACCACAGTTTTATGTGATTGGAGTCTCAATGGGTTCATACGCTACTTGGAGTTGTCTAAAGTATTTGCCCCACAGGTAAATTACAATACTCAATGTTTTTAAGGACatatttacttcttttttcatttcatgtttttactttttgttttcattcagAGATTTGTATAAGAAACACTGaaaataacttctttttttcttttttgtgtacTTTGTTTTGGTCAGTTATGTTAAAAGACCATTTTGTGCAGGCTTGCAGGGTTGGCACTGATAGCACCAGTGATCAATTACAGGTGGCCTTCATTCCCTAAGAGACTGATAAGGGAGGACTACAGGAGGAAACTTGTCCAGTGGTGTATGTGGCTTGCAAACCACTGGCCTAGACTATTGCATTGGTGGGTCACTCAAAAGTGGCTCCCTTCAACTGCTGTCATAGAGAAGAACCCtgcatttttcaacaaaagtgATGTGGATATTCTAAAGACAATTCCTGGGTTCCCTATGCTTACAAAGGTAAATTTATAGTGTTTGGTCGGAAGGGaggaatttttataaaatccttTGTTTGGTTAGGAATAAGGAAAAGATTCGGATTTCATGTAATAggagatttatttaaaatggaTTCAATGATTTTGAGGAGGGAATGTCacgactttttttattttattttattaagttggtggttacttatataaaatattattcaaattgtTGTTCACTTATATAAAACTTAGGAAaagtcattataaaaaaaaaattagaaaaagtcactatgatttttcttcctTAAAGTCATTGAAATCCATGGCCGAATTTAACACATTCAAGTAACCAACTAATCAGAATTGTTGGAAGAAGATTAAGCgactcatattttattttagtaaatcaaatctaaaatttgatatgagatttaaattatttgatctTCATTCAAAAGTTGATTCATGACTAGATGAATGCAATGactttatacttttatttttcacgATCCTCTCTAATGTTAAGGAGATTTGAAGATATGACAAATGAAGTTTATGAACTACATGTTGACTAAATTATCCTAGTTgaatttaatagtaaatttatttttatttttctttctctttctttgtaAATCCTAgtcatttctcttcttttttcaacCAAAAGATGGGTCAAATGGAAATCCATTAGTTTCAATTTAAAGTCAATCCATCCTTTATATTACTTCTACATTTGGTGCATTGAGATGTGCATATTTCTGTTTAAAAAGTATAAACGGGTTTTCAACAAACATACTCAATTGTTTTATGTGAATATAGCTATGCTATGAAGGAAATGGTGATCATGGTATGCTTGTACTTACAGGACAGTTTAAGGGAAAAGGCTGTTTTTGACACTCTTCGCCATGACTGGAGGGTGGCTTTTGGAAAATGGGAATTTGACCCAATGAAGCTAAGTAATCCATTCCCTCACAATACAGGTTCGTTTCACATTTGGCATGGCTACGAAGATAAGGTTGTGCCCTCTGAACTCCAGAGATTTGTTTCAGGGAAGCTGCCCTGGATACAGTATCATGAAGTTCCAGATGGTGGCCATTTAATTATATACTATAGGGGCTTGTGTGAGGCCATTTTGAAGGCACTTTTACTTGGACAAGAAAATGTTGCATATAGATCTAAAGCACCATTATTTGAATCTTAATATGCCATGATTTCAAAATCTAATATGtatattattagattttttaaaggaaactgtcaattgtataaattacatttgtttggcaaataaaaagaatatgtgTGAATTGCATTCTGCCATGTCTTCTTAGCATGATACATAGACATGTAGTTCTAGtaagtttttctattttaattaacataacatcctaaacaaaaaaaatactgaaaataaaattaagtatatGCATAGAGGAAGATGCCTTTTGCAAGAATATTAACTCTGCTTATGTTTGACTGGCTGgacttatttttggtttttcttctccttaaaaaaaagtagggtcaaataatttttttttaaataaacatctTATTTAgtgagaagaagagaaaaaaaaaaaaaaaggatcatGGAGCTTATAAAAATTGAAGAGCTTTCTGATAACTTATACAGAGTTTTTTAAACACTCCTCAAACCCTCCCTCAAACACGCAACCTGTTACTAACGTTTTAAATCCTTTGATAATGTCACACACG harbors:
- the LOC100809863 gene encoding MhpC domain-containing protein; amino-acid sequence: MKRVKHHLKLLTQIPLVQTQNICRCFCQGTQLSPNHNGSSDDFPVVSPRIKLRDGRHLAYIERGVPKDIAKYKIVIVHGFGSSKEMNFLAPQELIDELGIYLLQYDRAGYGESDPNPKRSLKSEALDIQELADQLQLGPQFYVIGVSMGSYATWSCLKYLPHRLAGLALIAPVINYRWPSFPKRLIREDYRRKLVQWCMWLANHWPRLLHWWVTQKWLPSTAVIEKNPAFFNKSDVDILKTIPGFPMLTKDSLREKAVFDTLRHDWRVAFGKWEFDPMKLSNPFPHNTGSFHIWHGYEDKVVPSELQRFVSGKLPWIQYHEVPDGGHLIIYYRGLCEAILKALLLGQENVAYRSKAPLFES